TATCATTTTTCAATTTTTATCCATGGCATGTTGTTTGGTGCAGAAATTATCATTTCATGTTGCTGGAATGATAATGATTTTGAAATGTGATAAAATTGTTGTTTGATATTGAATGCAAAAAATTTAGTGGGCGAACGGGTACCGGGTATCCGTCGGATAGCGGATACCCGACGGGTACGAGTATGGATACAGATCcatacccacgaacatttatatGTACGAGTAAGGGTTGAGTTTTGTATCACGGGTATGGATTCACGAACAATATATCCGTGTACTACCCGCCCGATTGCCATCCCTAGCTACAATGTTCATGTATGGTACTAAGGGTCCGTTCCTTTCGGCTTTTGGTCAATTTCTGATTGTCGTAACTGATTTTCGGCCACCAAACACTTTGTTTTTCTCAGTCTATTATTATGAGAATCGCTTTCGTAAAAAACATCCAAATTAATATGAACGCAGAATCCACAGAATCGTCGCGGTGGGAGGGATCCACCACTTTCTAAACTCTAAACCATGCAAAACCACTTCATCTTTTTCTGCACGCAAGTCTCGCGATATTTTGATTCTCATAACAATTAGATTATTTAGTAATCCATATTCTAAAAAAAAAACTGTCCCAAACAGACACGGTCACACCGAGactactctacccatccatagttGCTACAGTGCTCCAGCGTGATATGAAGAGACTAGTGCATCTACGACGGGCGGCATCCGAGTTATCAAGTCACCATCTGCGATAGCTCATGGAGATATTTGTATGTCCAAATTCGGTATGAGTATTGGTCTTTCTATTGCTCTCCTTCCATTCTAGaatcttttgtttttctagatttATAGTTTTCggtatgtacttattacatatagTGTATAGCGTATACGTAAATATATATCATAAATGATATATCTAAAAAAGTTAATACGTTTTATAAATTAAAATAGGGAAAGAGTTTTATCTAGATGTAACTCATGGAAATATTTATATGTACAAATTCGATATGTAAGCCTTGGTGGGGGTTTTCCCGTATTTCTGCAACCAACATTACACCGATATTTTTCAAACTTAGATGTGGCATGGAGGTTGGAGGATACCATTCCACATTACGCCATTTATGCCGTGGTCCATCACTATGTACATAAGAAATTGTCCATCAAATCCGAGACCCTTGCTTATTTTTGGCCCAAAATCTAGCATTTGTAGCTCTGACTCTCACACCGAAGTCCACGCCAACGCCGACGACGTAGACAAAGCCGATTTTTTTCGCGAGAGGATGGCCGCGCAAAAATCTCCCGAATTCCACCGAACTGAAAGAGGGCGTGTGGGGCCGGGCGGGGACGGACAAGCGCGCGTATGGACGACTGGCCGGGTAGCGACAGCtcaccgcccggccgcccgccagcCAGCGGCTGGCATGTCAGTGGCATTGGCATTGGCATAGCGTGGCATGGCGAGCGAGTGGGAAACGAACGGATCGCGACGGCGGCGGCAACGGAGCGCCGGCAACCGCGCCGCTCGCTTTTCGTCGGGCGCACGGGAAATCTTATCGGCTCTGTGGGGTGCAGCCCAGCCCATGCCCATCCATCCGTCCGTCCATCCTGAACGAAAAATGCCCGCCGCGCTGCCCTCGTCTGATTGTGCCCTGCAGCCGCCGCTCTCGCCGCCGCCCGTCCCGACTTAGGCCAAGCCAACCGCGTCATCGTCTTATCTCTCTCCCATCATTCATCTATCTGATCTCATCTCCtatcttccctctctctcctccccgTCGTCTGCCTTCTCTGCCCGGCAAGACCGCCTGCCCATGTCCGTGGCGCCGTGCGCGCTTCTCCTGCCCTGCAATCCGCTTCCTCAGCGCAGCTCCGATCCGCCAACGCCGCCCAAGGAGCCGGGATCGGCCGACCGATCGGAGACGAGAGGCAGGCAGCGGAACAGAGCAGCGGCCCGCAAGGCGATTGCTCTATTCTGCCCTGTTCCAGCGTTCCATGCATGGATGCCAAGGAACTCATCTCACAGTCCGACCTGCAGTCGTTCtaccagcagcaacaacagcagcaccGTGCCTTCGGCGGCCACCATAGCCCGTCCTCGCTGGCCGGGATGCACTCCGTCATCCGACCCATGCCCAACATGAATATGAGCCCAACTGCTATCCTTAACTCCATCAGCGGGGGTTCCCTCGCCGGCATGCAGTTCCAGATGGACCCGCCCCCACCATTGCTGCACAACATCAACGCCACCGGCGCTGTCACACCGGCCCCTGCGGAGCCTCTCAAGCGCAAAAGAGGAAGGCCGCGCAAATACGGACCCGATGGCACGATGAggcaacagcaacagcaacaggCTGCGTCATCGCAGCAGCAGCTCGTCGCTACACAACCGAGGATATGTTCTCTATCGTCGGGTCCCGACATGCTCGGCAGCTCCGGTATGGAGGACCCCGCGCAGAAGAAGCGGCGCGGCCGGCCGCCGGGCACCGGCAAGAAGCACCAGCCCTCGACCTCACAAGGTAGTAACCGAGttggttttttgctcaaaagaacATTTTTTATTCGAATCTCATCTCAAATATAAAAAAGTCTAATTTTTAAATGAAGAAGCTTGTGGTGCTGATTTTTACCTTTATATCTTTGATATGTACATGTCCAGAACATGCTATAACCAATATATCCTCGTCCATAAAGTAGCTTTTTTGTTGAAATGGAAATTGGAAGATTGCAGAAAATCCGATTGAGACATTCCTTTCTTTCGCTCGCCAGTTGGGGAATTGTTTTATTTGTGGCATATACACAACACAATCTGTAGGATTTGCTTACAGTCTAGAATAGATTTTCCTTTTTCACCTTATTCAAAACCTCTCTGACTATAGCTACTTtccggcaaaaacaaaactaaCACGATTTCTGAAAAAAAAACATCAACATTTTATCAGTCAGAAATCGAAGAATCCAAACCATGGCATCAAATTTTCACGCCCTGTCGCCTGATCATTCAATTCTTTGTGCTCCAGGTCCAGGCAATGCGTTCGCCGGTTCGGCTGGAACGAGCTTCACTCCGCACATCATCACGGCGTCTCCTTCAGAGGTGCGTGCCCCGGCAATGCGCCGCTCTAGACTGAATGGTTGGGCAGGGCAGACATACTGACGGCCACCGTTGGTTTAATTTAACCAGGACGTGGCGGCGAAGATCGTTGCGTTCGCCAGCCAGTCGTCAAAGGCGGTGTGCGTCCTCTCGGCGATGGGTTCCGTCTCCAGGGCCgtcctccgccacccggccgacgGCTCTCCCATGGCGAGGGTTCACGCGTCGCCGCAGCCGTACAAGAACCCTGCTGTCTACGAGGTGCGTGCACAGTGGCAATGCAGCAGCAACTGACTGATGTTTTCCAACTTACATGGAAAGAACTTGTTCGCGCAGGGTTTCTACGAGATCCTGAGCCTAACCGGCTCGTACAACCTGGCACAGGGCGGCGGCCTCAGCGTCACGCTCTGCAGCCCTGAGAGGAACGTGATCGGAGGCGTTCTGGGCGGCCCACTGGTAGCTGCAGGCACCGTGCAGGTACCATTCCATTACAACATCTGGTTCCAGTGTTCAGCTCAATTTTGTAGCTGTTCGTGCTCTTTCAAGTTTTTTCAACCAAAAGCTGAGTCAGTGAACAGCCAAATGTTTCTTTTGTGCGTGCGTAGTTAATTAAAATAATAAAAATGTATGGGTGGTTTGTGCAGGTGGTTCTGGGGAGTTTTCACCAGGGAGGGTCGAGATCCAAGTCCAAGAAAGCCGGGaagcagcagcaggcggcggccttcagcCCCGACTCGCTCACCGGCGGCCAGGAGGCGTCGCCCAGCTCCGGGCACAACCAAAATCTAACGCCGCCGCCCTCCGTGACGGGAGGGTGGCCCACCTCCGGCATATTTGACACCAGAAGTTCCAGCATTGATATCAACTCGTCTAGAGGCTAGCTCATTCGTCGATATAATTCCAGCTCGACAGAAATTTTCTGTTTTCGCACAAGAATACCCAAAAACCATACTTCGAAATAGCTTATTCGCTTCTTTCTTTTGAGTAATTAAATTCGTATAGAATTCATAGGCATCGCTCAGTCTCGTGACTTGTTATTATTCTTCCAACAATCCCCCTTCGTCCTCTACTCCTCTCCGCGTGGCATACCGTTGTGCAAATTATACTTCAGAAATGCAAATATGCAACTGGTGTATGTAAATTACCTTTTTTTGCCCATATTTAGTTTTGGTGATCCCAACTTGTTGGAATCTGTCAGGCCACTCCAAGGATACCAGGTATGAAAACACACAGAAAAAGAAGGGAAAACTTTAAAGAATCTGGAAATGACTAATAAGGATTTTAACCATTGGGAAGCCACATTCACGATAAGCAGAACCTTCCCCTTGCATCTACTCAACTCCACACCATTTTCACAAGTATTCGAAAGTTCTCTTCTTCATATTCCAGTTGCATCCATTAAAAAAAATCAAAACACCATTTCCAAATGTTCACATATAGACCATGCCTAAAAGAAACAGCCATTCCTAAAATGGCCAGCACCTGCCATCATATATATGCTAGGTATGTATTCCGATTTCCGAATGTTGAATCATAAAACAGTAGTTACAGAGGATAGCATTCTTCCTATACATGCAGATGAATTACAATTAGATTTTAATTGCGTGCAGCGCCCATGGGCAAATAAAAAAGAAACTAACCACAGAAAACAGGGTATGAAATGATCAGTAACTGCTATAGAGGAACGGACATAGCTACATGCATTTTGTGATTGCAGACGAGGAGACAGCCAAAAAAGCAAGCTACTAAACATTGATAGCTTGATATTTTAGAAAGGATCAACACAGAACCATGTCTCGCAATTATTCCCAGAATTCAACAACTGATACAATTAACAGGCTCTCAAGTTCTGAACAGACACAGTTACAAATAGCAACGAAGGCGAGCAAACTACAGTAACAGAGAAAGCATCTCTAGGGATTACAACGATAAGACCACCAGGTAGTGGCTTATTTATAGCATAGAGTCAGTCCTTGCTGGCAACCGTCTGAAGAAGTTTACTGGTACTGAGGGCAACCTATGTCTGAACCTTGGGTGCCTCATCACATAGAACCCTCCTAATGCAGCAATAACTTGAAGCGGTGTAACATAGAAGACAATTGCTGCTACCAGACAGAACAGGACAAAGACTGCTGTGGCACGAGGGTCCCTCCAGCTAAGCAATGCTTGAACCCTCTCCCCTTGTGTAGCGATATCACCAACCACTGTTTGTATCCTTCCAGCAACACTCCTGAGTCTGTCATACCTCATCCTTACAACCTCAGGGTTGCGGCTGGTAGGGAATGTATCGAACTCCTCGTCAAGTTCATCAGGATGAACAGCCTCCGCATGAGAGATCTTGGTATTCATGTGTGGAGGATAACGAGGTCGATAGCGGAAGTTCCAAATCCCTATAAGGAACATGTACAGGAACACTGTTGGAAGTATGAGCTCAGGAAAGCACACCAGCATTATAAAGAGAATGTGCACTAGCACAGTGGTAATGGGGTTCCTCCATGAACAGACACCGCTGAACCACTTGCTAACTGCAAACAAGCCTGAGAAAACTGTCATGAGTCTGAAGAAGTTGGCTTTGCTTTTCCTCATGCTCCACAAGTGAGAATCAAAATCTGTCATGTATTCAACAACTTCCTTTCTCAAAGGTGGCTCCATCCGGCTAAGTCGGGCAGCCACAATCTGGACAGCTTGATGGCGTAGCATATCAACCTGAAGCACAGGTATTGGGCGCACATAGTGCATTTTTGGAAGCAAGGGCCTAGAATACAGGTACAACATGTTTACCAGAGATGTTGAGGAAAATCGAATTGCCAGGTGCAGTTCGCCCATCTTTTTGACCCCCGACGAATGTAGAACCAGAAGAGGATACGAGTGGGTGTACACACGACCAGTTTCGAGTGTGGAAAGGCGTATCCGAACCTTGCCTATCTTCCCATCTTTGCCACTAGATGTCTTCTCCCCAGTCTTCTCTCCAAGTTGTCCATTGTCAAAAACACCAACAGTCAGCACAGTTGCAGGATCATAGACTTCCCAAGTGTACTGTTCATTGAATCTGGGATTTGGGTTGTTCATGATGGTCCGTGTCCTTACCCATTTCGACCCATACTTAGCAACACAATAGGTGTCTGATGAACCTTTTCCATCTCGAGTTTTCATGGGAACAATCCCTTGAGCACCAAGGACACCAAGTTCAAGCAAACCAATAGACGGCTTCCAGAGTTGCTTGGCAGTTGGTCTCAGGTCACTGCTGTAGTTTGTAGACTCGTCAAGAACATGGTAACCTCCATCAAGACAGAGACGGAGATGAAGCCGAGTAGAGAACTTCTCCTTCTTCAGTTGGTCAACATCAACAAGAACAGGCTTCTCGAGATTGAACCACTTCCCATGGACAATGCGGTCATCGGCACGTCTATCAATCATTGCCAAAGGTATGATTACACGACcaagcatttcatctttattaggACCTACACGATCCTCAAGAGTCAGAACAAGGTGATCCTCAAATGGTTCAGCAGCCACAAACATAATGTCTTCATTCCAGAAAGGGTTAAAATTTCTAGCCTGCACAGGTTTTGTCCTCCCAAGTTGATGCCCCACCTGTGCTCTCACAAATACATCTGGATAGCGGGTCTTATCTAATATAGCAACATCTTGGGCCTCAATTATATTAACTCGCAGGTACCACAATCTGGGAGCATGGTAAACTTTGGACTTCATGTGTGTTACTGCAGATGGATCTTCAAGTGTTGCAGCATCTGAATGCCAGGCATCAGGAAATGCTTCATCAGCTTGGGTGCCAACCCAAACTGCAAGCATGAGCTCACCCATGGACTTATCCCCGCTCTTACTAACAAGCCTGTACCAT
This portion of the Zea mays cultivar B73 chromosome 2, Zm-B73-REFERENCE-NAM-5.0, whole genome shotgun sequence genome encodes:
- the LOC100381735 gene encoding FT-interacting protein 3-like, encoding MATYKLGVEVASAHDLMPKDGQGSASACVELTFDGQRFRTAVKEKDLNPVWNERFYFNVSDPSNLPELALEAYVYNVNKTLESSRSFLGKVRIAGTSFVPFPDAVVMHYPLEKRGMFSRVKGELGMKVYITNDPAIKASNPLPAMDPVSNNPLPAPSPAEQIAADITGTNLHTSQEHRSEAKTLHTIAKEVHHHHNHGHLPATFGEQPSKYSIDQMKPQSQPPRIVRMYSAASQQPMDYALKETSPFLGGGQVVGGRVIRGEKNASTYDLVERMQYLFVRVVKARDLPDMDVTGGLDPYVEVRVGNYRGITKHFEKQKNPEWNAVFAFSRDRMQASVLEVVVKDKDLIKDDFVGFVRFDLNDVPIRVPPDSPLAPEWYRLVSKSGDKSMGELMLAVWVGTQADEAFPDAWHSDAATLEDPSAVTHMKSKVYHAPRLWYLRVNIIEAQDVAILDKTRYPDVFVRAQVGHQLGRTKPVQARNFNPFWNEDIMFVAAEPFEDHLVLTLEDRVGPNKDEMLGRVIIPLAMIDRRADDRIVHGKWFNLEKPVLVDVDQLKKEKFSTRLHLRLCLDGGYHVLDESTNYSSDLRPTAKQLWKPSIGLLELGVLGAQGIVPMKTRDGKGSSDTYCVAKYGSKWVRTRTIMNNPNPRFNEQYTWEVYDPATVLTVGVFDNGQLGEKTGEKTSSGKDGKIGKVRIRLSTLETGRVYTHSYPLLVLHSSGVKKMGELHLAIRFSSTSLVNMLYLYSRPLLPKMHYVRPIPVLQVDMLRHQAVQIVAARLSRMEPPLRKEVVEYMTDFDSHLWSMRKSKANFFRLMTVFSGLFAVSKWFSGVCSWRNPITTVLVHILFIMLVCFPELILPTVFLYMFLIGIWNFRYRPRYPPHMNTKISHAEAVHPDELDEEFDTFPTSRNPEVVRMRYDRLRSVAGRIQTVVGDIATQGERVQALLSWRDPRATAVFVLFCLVAAIVFYVTPLQVIAALGGFYVMRHPRFRHRLPSVPVNFFRRLPARTDSML
- the LOC100194172 gene encoding uncharacterized protein LOC100194172 gives rise to the protein MDAKELISQSDLQSFYQQQQQQHRAFGGHHSPSSLAGMHSVIRPMPNMNMSPTAILNSISGGSLAGMQFQMDPPPPLLHNINATGAVTPAPAEPLKRKRGRPRKYGPDGTMRQQQQQQAASSQQQLVATQPRICSLSSGPDMLGSSGMEDPAQKKRRGRPPGTGKKHQPSTSQGPGNAFAGSAGTSFTPHIITASPSEDVAAKIVAFASQSSKAVCVLSAMGSVSRAVLRHPADGSPMARVHASPQPYKNPAVYEGFYEILSLTGSYNLAQGGGLSVTLCSPERNVIGGVLGGPLVAAGTVQVVLGSFHQGGSRSKSKKAGKQQQAAAFSPDSLTGGQEASPSSGHNQNLTPPPSVTGGWPTSGIFDTRSSSIDINSSRG